From Halanaeroarchaeum sulfurireducens, a single genomic window includes:
- a CDS encoding pantoate kinase, with amino-acid sequence MDYDRVARAFVPGHVTGLFSIHRTDDPATTGSRGAGLTLADGVTVRLTPSEETVVRLGGERTAIDAVDLVLDAMDRTAFVDVQTDLPLGAGFGISGAATLGTALAANAALECGRSENDLVRLAHVAEVEAGTGLGDVVAQARGGVPIRLEPGAPPGGTLDGIPAVADVEYLHLGDLSTPDILADRPDRITSAGTEALEALRQRPTLDRFMAASRSFAEEVGLLSDDLRSIVEAVEASGGAASVAMIGRTVFAPGKGLSDAGYDAERTEIHPGGASVLAD; translated from the coding sequence ATGGACTACGATCGCGTAGCGCGTGCGTTCGTCCCGGGCCACGTCACGGGGCTGTTCAGCATCCACCGGACCGACGACCCGGCGACGACCGGGTCCAGAGGGGCGGGGCTTACACTGGCAGACGGCGTCACAGTCCGTCTGACGCCGAGCGAGGAGACGGTCGTCCGACTCGGAGGGGAACGCACCGCCATCGATGCGGTCGACCTCGTTCTCGACGCGATGGACCGAACGGCATTCGTCGACGTGCAAACGGACCTCCCCCTCGGCGCCGGATTCGGCATCTCGGGGGCCGCGACCCTGGGAACCGCCCTCGCCGCGAACGCGGCATTGGAATGCGGTCGGTCGGAGAACGATCTGGTCCGGCTCGCACACGTCGCGGAAGTCGAGGCGGGCACCGGCCTCGGGGACGTCGTCGCGCAGGCGAGGGGCGGGGTTCCCATCCGCCTGGAACCGGGCGCGCCACCGGGGGGAACGCTGGACGGCATCCCCGCCGTCGCGGACGTCGAATATCTGCACCTGGGCGATCTCTCGACGCCGGACATCCTGGCCGACCGGCCGGATCGGATCACCAGCGCGGGGACCGAAGCGCTCGAAGCGCTTCGCCAGAGACCCACGCTCGATCGCTTTATGGCCGCCTCCCGGTCGTTCGCGGAGGAGGTCGGATTGCTCAGTGACGACCTGCGATCGATCGTCGAAGCGGTCGAGGCCTCGGGCGGAGCGGCCTCGGTGGCGATGATCGGCCGCACGGTCTTCGCGCCGGGGAAGGGTCTCAGCGACGCCGGATACGACGCGGAGCGGACGGAGATCCATCCCGGCGGAGCGAGCGTGCTCGCTGACTAA
- the aspS gene encoding aspartate--tRNA(Asn) ligase, with protein MQDRTFTALAEAGDDVTVAGWVHEVRDLGGIAFLILRDKAGKIQVKFEKDELDDELVETGLSVHRESVIRVSGSVEEEPRAPTGVEVTPDTLEVVAEADPELPLDPSGKVDAELSTRLDNRTLDLRKDEPKAIFEIRAAVLQAVREAFRDHGSTEINTPKIVATGTEGGTELFPITYFGQEAFMNQSPQLFKQLMVGSGLERVFEIGPIFRAEEHNTPRHLNEATSIDFESAFIDADGAMDVLEAVVTAAYEGVWENAQPELEALDRADDFTVPDGEFERIPYEEIIEMVNATGALDEQLVWGDDLPTEAEKALGEELGEHYFITNWPSEVKPFYIKDTDDDPAVSTGFDLMHPRLELVSGGQREHRYEKLIAGFEQQGLDPEAFEYYTKMFRYGMPPHAGWGLGAERLIMTMLDLDNIREAVIFPRDRQRLSP; from the coding sequence ATGCAGGATCGAACCTTTACGGCTTTGGCCGAAGCTGGCGACGACGTCACCGTCGCCGGGTGGGTCCACGAAGTCCGCGACCTGGGCGGCATCGCGTTCCTCATTCTCCGGGACAAGGCGGGAAAGATTCAGGTGAAATTCGAGAAGGACGAACTCGACGACGAGCTCGTCGAGACCGGCCTCTCGGTCCACCGTGAGAGCGTCATCCGAGTGAGCGGATCGGTCGAGGAGGAACCGCGCGCCCCGACCGGCGTCGAGGTCACCCCCGACACCCTCGAGGTCGTCGCGGAGGCGGACCCCGAGTTGCCCCTCGACCCGTCGGGCAAGGTCGACGCCGAACTCTCCACGCGACTCGACAACCGCACGCTCGACCTCCGCAAAGACGAGCCCAAGGCCATCTTCGAGATTCGCGCGGCGGTTCTCCAGGCCGTCCGCGAGGCGTTCCGCGACCACGGCAGTACGGAGATCAACACCCCGAAGATCGTCGCGACGGGCACCGAGGGCGGGACCGAACTCTTCCCGATCACGTACTTCGGCCAGGAGGCGTTCATGAATCAGTCGCCACAGCTGTTCAAGCAGCTGATGGTGGGCTCCGGCCTCGAGCGCGTCTTCGAGATCGGCCCCATCTTCCGGGCCGAGGAGCACAACACGCCCCGCCACCTCAACGAGGCGACCTCCATCGACTTCGAGAGCGCGTTCATCGACGCGGACGGTGCCATGGACGTCCTCGAAGCGGTCGTCACGGCGGCCTATGAAGGCGTCTGGGAGAACGCCCAGCCCGAACTCGAGGCCCTCGATCGGGCCGACGACTTCACCGTCCCGGACGGGGAGTTCGAGCGCATCCCCTACGAGGAGATCATCGAGATGGTAAACGCCACCGGCGCCCTCGACGAACAGCTCGTCTGGGGCGACGACCTCCCCACCGAGGCCGAGAAGGCCCTCGGCGAGGAACTCGGCGAGCACTACTTCATCACGAACTGGCCCTCCGAGGTCAAGCCGTTCTACATCAAGGATACCGACGACGACCCCGCCGTCTCGACCGGCTTCGACCTGATGCACCCGCGACTCGAACTCGTCTCGGGCGGCCAGCGTGAACACCGCTACGAGAAACTCATCGCCGGCTTCGAACAGCAGGGTCTCGACCCCGAGGCCTTCGAGTACTACACCAAGATGTTCCGGTACGGAATGCCCCCGCACGCGGGCTGGGGCCTGGGCGCGGAGCGGCTCATCATGACGATGCTCGACCTCGACAACATCCGCGAGGCCGTGATCTTCCCGCGTGACCGGCAGCGTCTGTCCCCCTGA
- a CDS encoding phosphoglycerol geranylgeranyltransferase has product MSGPWDDWDHVLKVDPDKDLPNGVTFEDVCTSGTDAIEIGGTTGMTEEKMQAVVDACNAYDIPLYQEPSNPAVVIEEEGLDGYLIPSVFNAGDPFWVTGAHKEWARIDDVDWDRTWTEAYIVLNPDASVAAYTEADCDLTPGEVTGYAAVADRLFGQEIVYVEYSGMLGDTEMVQAAADGVDDATLLYGGGIHDYDSAYTMAGHADVVVVGDLLHDEGIEAVEETVRGAKDAHAAE; this is encoded by the coding sequence ATGAGTGGGCCCTGGGACGACTGGGACCACGTCCTCAAGGTCGATCCGGACAAGGACCTCCCGAATGGGGTCACCTTCGAGGACGTCTGCACCAGCGGGACGGACGCCATCGAGATCGGCGGAACGACCGGGATGACCGAGGAGAAGATGCAGGCCGTCGTCGATGCGTGCAACGCCTACGACATCCCGCTGTATCAAGAACCGAGCAATCCGGCCGTCGTCATCGAGGAGGAGGGACTGGACGGCTATCTCATCCCCTCGGTGTTCAATGCCGGCGATCCCTTCTGGGTCACGGGGGCGCACAAGGAGTGGGCCCGCATCGACGACGTGGACTGGGACCGGACCTGGACGGAGGCGTATATCGTCCTCAACCCCGATGCCTCGGTCGCCGCCTACACCGAAGCCGACTGCGATCTGACGCCCGGAGAGGTGACCGGGTACGCGGCGGTCGCGGATCGCCTGTTCGGCCAGGAGATCGTCTACGTCGAGTACTCCGGAATGCTCGGCGACACGGAGATGGTACAGGCCGCCGCCGACGGCGTCGACGACGCCACGCTGTTGTACGGTGGCGGGATCCACGACTACGACTCGGCGTACACGATGGCCGGCCACGCCGACGTCGTGGTCGTCGGTGACCTCCTCCACGACGAGGGCATCGAGGCAGTCGAGGAGACCGTGCGGGGCGCGAAGGACGCACACGCGGCGGAGTGA
- a CDS encoding transcription initiation factor IIB, with protein sequence MTRSTRQRERNTAEEETDEGVRECPECGSDNLVKSSDRAELVCDDCGLVVEEEKIDPGPEWRAFNHQERQQKSRVGAPTTQTMHDKGLTTTIDWKDKDAYGRSISSKKRSQMHRLRKWQERIRTKDAGERNLQFALSEIDRMASALGVPRSVREVASVIYRRALKEDLIRGRSIEGVATSALYAACRKEGIPRSLEEISEVSRVERKEIGRTYRYISQELGLEMKPVDPKKYVPRFCSELKLSEEVQSKANEIIETTAEKGLLSGKSPTGYAAAAIYAASLLCNEKKTQREVADVAQVTEVTIRNRYQEQIEAMGIHG encoded by the coding sequence ATGACACGGTCCACTCGCCAGCGGGAGCGAAACACTGCTGAAGAAGAGACCGACGAGGGGGTGCGGGAGTGTCCGGAGTGCGGGTCTGACAACCTGGTCAAGAGTTCGGACCGGGCGGAACTCGTCTGTGACGACTGCGGCCTCGTGGTCGAGGAGGAGAAGATCGACCCAGGGCCGGAGTGGCGGGCGTTCAACCACCAGGAACGCCAGCAGAAGTCACGTGTGGGTGCCCCGACGACCCAGACGATGCACGACAAGGGGCTGACGACCACCATCGACTGGAAGGACAAGGACGCCTACGGTCGCTCTATCTCGTCGAAGAAGCGCTCGCAGATGCATCGGCTCAGAAAATGGCAGGAACGGATCCGAACGAAAGACGCCGGCGAGCGCAACCTCCAGTTCGCGCTCTCAGAAATCGATCGAATGGCGAGTGCGCTCGGCGTCCCGCGCTCCGTGCGGGAGGTCGCCTCGGTCATCTACCGTCGCGCTCTCAAAGAGGATCTCATCCGGGGACGGTCCATCGAGGGGGTCGCGACCTCCGCCCTCTACGCGGCCTGTCGAAAGGAGGGCATTCCGCGAAGTCTCGAGGAGATCTCCGAGGTCTCCCGTGTCGAACGCAAGGAGATCGGGCGGACCTATCGATATATCTCACAGGAACTCGGCCTCGAGATGAAACCGGTCGATCCGAAGAAGTACGTCCCCCGTTTTTGCTCCGAACTCAAACTCTCCGAAGAGGTCCAGTCGAAAGCCAACGAAATCATCGAGACGACGGCCGAGAAGGGGTTGCTCTCCGGGAAGTCTCCAACTGGGTACGCGGCCGCCGCCATCTACGCCGCATCGCTTCTGTGCAACGAGAAGAAGACCCAGCGCGAGGTCGCCGATGTCGCCCAGGTGACCGAGGTGACGATTCGGAACCGGTATCAAGAGCAGATCGAGGCGATGGGTATCCACGGGTAA
- the rnhA gene encoding ribonuclease HI, giving the protein MPVIECDVEDARARLRDAGAAFQDGKAEHERWHADLGEAHAVAYEGKVVVQGSRPADITSVLASEQSGRVHAYFDGACRGNPGPSAIGWVLVDGDGIVDEGGERIGRATNNQAEYEALIRVLEVADRYGYDEVEVRGDSQLIVKQVKGAWNTNDPELRELRVRVHELLERFDDWSIAHVPREVNDRADDRANEALDDG; this is encoded by the coding sequence ATGCCGGTCATCGAATGTGACGTCGAGGACGCACGAGCACGGCTGCGGGATGCCGGCGCAGCGTTCCAGGATGGGAAGGCCGAACACGAGCGGTGGCACGCGGACCTTGGGGAGGCACACGCCGTGGCGTACGAGGGGAAGGTCGTGGTGCAGGGGAGCCGTCCGGCCGACATCACCTCGGTCCTCGCGTCGGAGCAGTCCGGACGCGTTCACGCCTACTTCGATGGGGCATGCCGCGGGAATCCGGGTCCGTCGGCGATCGGATGGGTGCTCGTCGACGGCGACGGTATCGTCGACGAGGGGGGCGAGCGCATCGGCCGGGCCACGAACAACCAGGCCGAGTACGAGGCGCTCATCCGCGTCCTGGAGGTGGCGGATCGGTACGGCTACGACGAGGTCGAGGTCCGGGGTGACTCTCAGCTCATCGTCAAACAGGTCAAAGGTGCCTGGAATACGAACGACCCGGAGCTCCGAGAGTTGCGGGTCCGCGTCCACGAACTGCTCGAGCGCTTCGACGACTGGTCGATCGCCCACGTACCGCGGGAGGTAAACGACCGCGCCGACGATCGGGCAAACGAGGCACTCGACGATGGCTGA
- a CDS encoding DUF7108 family protein has translation MADDPDTDAPEKLPASTVDEAVRLTRLARNAVDENEAAAHRERRAARLEEYGFTARVREEENGETLVCHPAEWLEDGVVDFTAVENTDRATEVPLSGRGEQGTWEDAEAENRTIVEAVREQDGAIHAKNARAFADFMGNHYAAPIADARATHIQEFLREYYPRNAWPTDEQWAVVVESLRRTFEKTEPRQSVDSETG, from the coding sequence ATGGCTGACGATCCGGACACCGACGCCCCCGAGAAACTTCCGGCCTCGACTGTAGACGAGGCGGTGCGACTGACCAGACTCGCACGCAACGCGGTCGATGAGAACGAGGCCGCGGCCCACCGCGAACGCCGGGCGGCCCGACTCGAGGAGTATGGGTTCACCGCGCGCGTTCGCGAGGAGGAAAACGGCGAGACGCTGGTCTGTCACCCCGCGGAGTGGCTGGAGGACGGCGTGGTGGATTTTACCGCCGTCGAGAACACGGACCGGGCGACGGAGGTCCCGCTCTCGGGGCGCGGCGAACAGGGGACCTGGGAAGACGCCGAGGCCGAAAACCGCACGATCGTCGAGGCGGTTCGCGAGCAGGACGGCGCGATCCACGCGAAAAACGCGCGGGCCTTCGCAGACTTCATGGGGAACCACTACGCCGCGCCCATCGCCGACGCGAGGGCGACACACATCCAGGAGTTTCTCCGGGAGTACTACCCACGGAACGCGTGGCCGACGGACGAACAGTGGGCCGTGGTCGTGGAGTCGTTACGGCGGACGTTCGAAAAAACCGAACCGCGGCAGTCCGTCGATTCCGAAACGGGGTAG
- a CDS encoding PadR family transcriptional regulator — translation MSEAQTAVRSTARDLTAFQKNILTVLAEQARYGLAIKRELEDYYEDEVNHGRLYPNLDDLVTKGLVEKSELDKRTNEYALTDDGYAAVVDDIEWTLSKFVTDGERAERVRDIVDESTA, via the coding sequence ATGTCAGAGGCACAAACGGCGGTGCGAAGTACCGCCCGCGACCTGACAGCGTTCCAGAAGAACATCCTGACCGTTCTCGCGGAGCAAGCGCGATACGGCCTCGCAATCAAACGAGAGCTCGAGGATTACTATGAGGACGAAGTCAACCACGGGCGTCTCTACCCGAACCTCGACGACCTCGTAACCAAGGGTCTGGTAGAGAAGAGCGAACTCGACAAGCGGACGAACGAATACGCGCTCACCGACGACGGCTATGCAGCGGTCGTCGACGACATCGAGTGGACGCTCTCGAAGTTCGTCACGGACGGCGAACGCGCGGAGCGTGTCCGCGACATCGTCGACGAGAGCACCGCCTGA